The Punica granatum isolate Tunisia-2019 chromosome 4, ASM765513v2, whole genome shotgun sequence sequence ttatgttttctaaattttccacttttaaaaaattttaaaaattattttccgaATGGAAAATTTAACAGAAGTTCAAAGTTGTTATCAATAAGACAATTTTGAAAGTACTTCTTTAGTTTCTAACAACTTTCAATTTTGGCTATGTTTAGGATTAGGAGTAAAGTGTAggttttttaaattaaaaaagtaatcCATTAAGAAATTGCACGTTTGGGAGAGTATTACCTCTCAATAAGTCGATTCAACTCGAATATGAATTAGTCAAAACTCATTGAGCTTATACATACTAGCTGATGcatgggaaagaaaaaagatgaaCATTCTCAGTAACTGTTTACAATTGTCCCTCCACACAATTTGAAAGAGAAAACGAAAAACAGCAACAGGACAATGTTCTCATATCCTTTTATACACAAAAGAGCCAAAACCAGATAAATTTAATCCAATTATGACCTCAAAACTTTCTTTTTACGCCTAAAATACCCTCAATCTTTGTGGTTATTCCTTGAGAAATTTGCCCCCTGTCTCTCTTACTCCACATGATGCCCACGAATGGCCAAAGAGACCTCGGTGACTCTCTCCTCGACTATCTTCTCGACTCTCTTCAAGTACTGGTGCTGATTCAGAGGCTCGGAATTTGAATCGAGATAATGAAGCAGGAGCACCATGGCTATGGACCCGATGAACATTGGTATAGGCCCAAAAAACCAGAGCAGCAGGTCGATGGCGAAGTAAAGGGCCCTGAGGCCAACCGACCAGAAGTGGCTGCCTCTTATTATGGCAATCTCGATGCTCCGGGACAGCGAGTTGTCACTGCCAGGGGTGCTGATGAGGTAGTTGGCATGGACAAAGTGCCTCGCCGACTGGACGAAGCAGGTGAAGGCGAGGAGGAAGCAGACGAGGAGGCTGATGTATTTAATGGAGATCGTGGTGGTCCTTGTGTCACCGTAGATGAGGTCGCTTTGGAAGAAGTTGCTGGTTGAGTTTCTTATCCAAGCGCCAATAAGGGAGCTTAGAGTGAGGGAGACTGAGGAGAGGAATGTCGCCGCCGAGATATTGGACGATATCACCCCTAGGCACGTCCCGACATCCTTCTTTTCGCTCtacaagaaaattaatttgctTCAGGAAAAAACGCACAGGTCAACATGGAATGTGAATAGTCCGGAATGGAAATGCCATATTTCTCTCATTCCCGTTACTCCATGCACGATATAGCACggtaatatttttgaaatcacATGAGCCGAGCCGATAGGACATATGCCCACACCGATCGTTACAATTGGCACACAGTAAGGCACTCTATCAGAGGCTTCTATTCAAATGTTCTGCCTAGACTGTCGAACTAAAATGAGTAATACGGGTAACAAGGCGCTAGTAATTATTATTCAAGTATCTTAAAGTCCGTACGTCGAAAGCAAAAAACAGAAGGAAATTAGGAAGACGATGTTGAAGTTATGAAATCAGCACatttgattttcaaaattgagCTTTAGGAGGCGAGTCCATGAGGATCCGGACAATTTCTAATCATTCAGCCGGTGAGAATATCACCAAATCATCGGATCAAGAGCTTCGCTATCTCGCTTCCAGGAATGGAACATGCCTGTAAATGATATGGAAAGGCACATATATAGCTTGGATTCAGACTTAAAACACTTTCATATATAGCAACTCTAGCACGGGGAGGCCCTTGCTTAGGATACGCAGAACCAAAAAACAGTTAAATTCCGACTGTATGAGAATATGGACACGAAAAAAGTTGGAAGGCGTGGTCTTCGGATTACCTGCATAATGCTCTTGACCCAGGCTCGCTTGTCGTGGTTCTCGAATCCCATCTGGGTCGTGTGAGGCTGGTGCAAGTACCTgtagaggaggaagagatggTAAAAGAACATGATCAGCAGCCCACCTGGGACTAGCACAAGATCAAGATCATGCTTATGGAGCTCCATCtgctctcctcctcctcttctcttcttcaagGTGAGATGTCTAAGTCATATGcagtttcttatttttctaatgGGGGCATTATTTGACTTTTCTGTAATAGGCGGCTTGCTATTAACAACTAATAATTGCGCTTTTTTTATTCGCATTGCATGTGGAAGGTTACCTCTTCTCTATATTTCTATATagatacatgtatgtatatgtatgtctGCGTAAGATATAGATTCC is a genomic window containing:
- the LOC116202628 gene encoding uncharacterized protein LOC116202628: MELHKHDLDLVLVPGGLLIMFFYHLFLLYRYLHQPHTTQMGFENHDKRAWVKSIMQSEKKDVGTCLGVISSNISAATFLSSVSLTLSSLIGAWIRNSTSNFFQSDLIYGDTRTTTISIKYISLLVCFLLAFTCFVQSARHFVHANYLISTPGSDNSLSRSIEIAIIRGSHFWSVGLRALYFAIDLLLWFFGPIPMFIGSIAMVLLLHYLDSNSEPLNQHQYLKRVEKIVEERVTEVSLAIRGHHVE